GATGTGCTGGTTCAACTGCAGGTGGAATTAAAAACATCAGAATTGTGGTACTGCTAAAGTCAATTAGAAGAGAGTTTTATAGGATATTACATCCTAGAGCTGTTATCCCCATAAAGGTAGATGGCAAAGTTATATCAAATAACATTATTGCTGGTATATCAAGTTTCTTTGCTCTTTTCATTTTCATATTTATAATAACCACTATGATAGTTTCTTTAGATGGAGTTGATTTTGAAAGTGCTACAAGTGCTGTAGCATCTACTCTAGGAAATGTTGGGCCTGCCTTTGGCTTTGCAGGTCCATCGAGAAGCTATAGTGGATTTAGTGATTTATCAAAATTTGTTATGTCTGTATGTATGTTGTTAGGTAGGTTAGAAATATTTACTCTACTTATATTACTCAATCCTAGCTTATGGAAAAGTGAAGGATTTAATATAAGGTTAAATTGAATTAGGTTGAGTATAAGAAAAGCAGCAGGGTATTAATATAATGATTGAAATACATTTTAGGAGGATGAAAAATGGTAGAAAAGAGAAGGGGTATAGTAACTATGGGAGGAAACCCTGTAACCTTAATTGGTAAGGAGATCAAAGTAGGAGATAAGGCTCCAGATTTTACAGCTCTTAAAAAGGATTTGACAGAGTATTCATTAAAGGATACAGGGGACAGCATTAAGATTATCAGTGTAGTACCATCTTTGGATACAGGAATCTGTGAACTTCAAACTATCCGTTTTAATGAGGAAGCTGCTAAGTTAAAGGATGTATTAATATTAACTATTAGCGTAGATTTGCCCTTTGCACAAGATAGATTCTGCAGTGCTAATAAAATAGATAAGGTTATAACTTTATCAGATCATAGAGATCTTTCCTTTGGTTTAAATTATGGATTTGTTATTGAAGAACATCGACTTTTAAGCAGGGGGATAGTAGTTTTAGACAGGGATAACACTGTAAGATACGTTGAATATGTAAAAGAGGTGAAAACTCATCCCGATTATGATAAAGTATTAGAGGAAGTGAAAAAGCTAATATAATATTATAAGGAAGGACTTTAGTCCTTCCTTAATTTAATGTATTACAATTGGATTGATTTCATATATTTTCCAGATATTATTAATATGGTGGATAAGCATTGC
This window of the Tepidimicrobium xylanilyticum genome carries:
- the tpx gene encoding thiol peroxidase → MVEKRRGIVTMGGNPVTLIGKEIKVGDKAPDFTALKKDLTEYSLKDTGDSIKIISVVPSLDTGICELQTIRFNEEAAKLKDVLILTISVDLPFAQDRFCSANKIDKVITLSDHRDLSFGLNYGFVIEEHRLLSRGIVVLDRDNTVRYVEYVKEVKTHPDYDKVLEEVKKLI